Part of the Sebaldella sp. S0638 genome, TCAATAAACATAAGTACATCAATAGCAGCCTATGTAACAGCGACAGCCAGCATGATAGGAATGGATTTTACAACAAATAGTACAGGGTATACAGGAATAGAAATAGCCCCTGCAGGCGAGCCTTTAATCTGTTTGGGAACAACAATAAAACAGGCAGGAACAGATATAACTTCCAAAGTGGAAAGTATAGATATAACAGTAGATAATAAGCTTGAAGGAAAACAGTCATTAAACTCAGAGTACTACAAGGCAATAAGACAGGGAGAACGTGGAAGTGTAGGAATATCAATGACATTTAACGAATTTGATAAACCAACATATATAAAGGATTTAAGTGATATAAAATCAAATTCATCGTATGAAATAATAAC contains:
- a CDS encoding phage tail tube protein; this encodes SINISTSIAAYVTATASMIGMDFTTNSTGYTGIEIAPAGEPLICLGTTIKQAGTDITSKVESIDITVDNKLEGKQSLNSEYYKAIRQGERGSVGISMTFNEFDKPTYIKDLSDIKSNSSYEIITEFAERGNPAKIFRMTFPNCKVTKSERTDIGGAGGLTKEVSAYYDETEKTPVKIEMLDYASIL